In Juglans microcarpa x Juglans regia isolate MS1-56 chromosome 7D, Jm3101_v1.0, whole genome shotgun sequence, the following are encoded in one genomic region:
- the LOC121238460 gene encoding uncharacterized protein At1g08160-like, with the protein MQDPSRPVTGYPVPNDCRPPQAGVAYPYVAPPPHQAPPYYYNNQPYPYPYAASSSRNFVRRFLAAMILVFFLIGVAILVLWLVLRPRLPDFRVDSLSLSNFSSASSTLTGNWNVRFSVYNPNKKLSISYEEVLSSLFYKSEFISHTRMPPFKLGKRNQTVLDVSFSAADTYVDRWVVNDIYWDRARGTVSFNVLVKAWVQFRAGAWRPRNRSIRVLCEGLAVGLSSNSSGSGMLVGGARDCRVGL; encoded by the coding sequence ATGCAAGACCCTTCTCGACCCGTAACGGGATACCCAGTCCCCAACGACTGCCGTCCGCCCCAAGCTGGTGTCGCCTACCCTTATGTCGCGCCGCCACCACATCAAGCACCCCCTTATTACTACAACAACCAACCCTACCCCTACCCTTACGCTGCGTCGTCCTCACGCAACTTCGTTCGCCGGTTCCTCGCCGCCATGATCctcgtcttcttcctcattGGCGTCGCCATACTCGTCCTCTGGCTTGTGCTCCGCCCCCGCCTCCCTGACTTCCGTGTCGACTCTCTCTCCCTGTCCAATTTCTCGTCTGCTTCCTCCACCCTCACGGGCAACTGGAACGTCAGGTTCTCTGTCTACAATCCCAACAAGAAGCTTTCCATTTCTTACGAAGAAGTTCTTTCTTCCCTCTTCTACAAATCGGAGTTCATATCCCACACGCGAATGCCGCCGTTCAAGCTTGGGAAGCGGAACCAGACGGTTCTGGACGTGTCCTTCTCTGCGGCCGATACATACGTTGACAGGTGGGTTGTGAATGACATCTACTGGGACAGAGCACGTGGCACCGTGAGCTTCAATGTGCTGGTTAAGGCGTGGGTTCAGTTCCGAGCCGGCGCGTGGAGGCCAAGGAATCGGTCGATTAGAGTCTTGTGCGAAGGCTTGGCGGTCGGTCTCTCCTCCAATAGCAGCGGGTCAGGGATGCTAGTGGGTGGAGCGAGGGACTGCAGGGTTGGTCTGTGA